One genomic window of Quercus robur chromosome 6, dhQueRobu3.1, whole genome shotgun sequence includes the following:
- the LOC126688483 gene encoding uncharacterized protein LOC126688483 isoform X1, with translation MEIWTLSFPADSPPPLPVIVAAKLAGLALPIDTSLPPNSTPTLLFSNGHKLHGTYVLLHYIARVASLPNFYGQNAYESSQIDEWLEYAPVFSLGPAFDKIYVMVVVGVAKLKRKFQLLMTLLMTPEFLADIKLIVFSWKSLFFSYCQCSWTGSAWLDHFSFCPNGSELFVCWLVSLGIREERNSLAFHHTCGQIEFVLLAL, from the exons ATGGAGATTTGGACATTGTCTTTCCCTGCCGATAGTCCGCCGCCTCTACCGGTGATTGTGGCTGCCAAGCTTGCCGGCCTTGCTCTTCCAATCGATACTTCCCTACCTCCTAACTCTACTCCCACGCTTCTCTTCTCTAATGG GCATAAATTACATGGAACATATGTGCTTCTTCACTATATTGCTCGTGTTGCTAGCCTTCCCAATTTCTATGGACAGAATGCATATGAATCTAGCcag ATTGATGAGTGGCTGGAATATGCCCCCGTCTTTTCATTGGGTCCTGCATTTgacaaaatttatgtgatggTAGTAGTTGGAGTAGCCAAATTGAAAAGGAAGTTTCAACTACTCATGACTCTG TTGATGACACCTGAGTTTCTAGCTGACATCAAGTTGATAGTATTTAGCTGGAAGAGCTTGTTTTTCTCTTACTGCCAATGTAGCTGGACTGGAAGTGCTTGGTTGGACCATTTTAGCTTTTGCCCAAATGGGTCTGAGCTATTTGTTTGTTGGTTGGTCTCACTGGGAATTAGAGAGGAAAGGAATTCTCTGGCATTTCACCATACTTGTGGTCAAATTGAGTTTGTGCTACTAGCACTTTGA
- the LOC126688483 gene encoding glutamate--tRNA ligase, cytoplasmic-like isoform X2 has product MEIWTLSFPADSPPPLPVIVAAKLAGLALPIDTSLPPNSTPTLLFSNGHKLHGTYVLLHYIARVASLPNFYGQNAYESSQIDEWLEYAPVFSLGPAFDKIYVMVVVGVAKLKRKFQLLMTLRYNHFSPKFCFPLAS; this is encoded by the exons ATGGAGATTTGGACATTGTCTTTCCCTGCCGATAGTCCGCCGCCTCTACCGGTGATTGTGGCTGCCAAGCTTGCCGGCCTTGCTCTTCCAATCGATACTTCCCTACCTCCTAACTCTACTCCCACGCTTCTCTTCTCTAATGG GCATAAATTACATGGAACATATGTGCTTCTTCACTATATTGCTCGTGTTGCTAGCCTTCCCAATTTCTATGGACAGAATGCATATGAATCTAGCcag ATTGATGAGTGGCTGGAATATGCCCCCGTCTTTTCATTGGGTCCTGCATTTgacaaaatttatgtgatggTAGTAGTTGGAGTAGCCAAATTGAAAAGGAAGTTTCAACTACTCATGACTCTG AGATATAACCACTTCAGTCCCAAGTTTTGTTTTCCACTTGCAAGTTGA
- the LOC126688480 gene encoding PHD finger protein ING1, translating into MSFLDELQINLESLPGILQKKYALLRDLDRSLQEIQRQNEQRCEQEIEEMRRGVRSGNITPNSSLTKISDEALDEQKHSIRIADEKVALAVQAYDLVDTHIQQLDQYLKKFDEELRREKENAAASGVPSPSLDGGGKAGRMSESGRGGRKKTRQATAAAAAATEAATTGANATGMDLELPVDPNEPTYCFCNQVSYGEMVACDNNDCKIEWFHFGCVGLKEQPKGKWYCSDCAVLKNRRKGR; encoded by the exons ATGTCCTTCCTCGATGAATTGCAAATca ATTTGGAGTCATTGCCTGGTATTCTGCAAAAGAAGTATGCGTTGTTGCGTGATCTAGATAGAAGCTTACAAG AAATTCAAAGACAGAATGAACAGCGTTGTGAACAAGAAATTGAGGAGATGAGGAGAGGAGTTAGGTCTGGAAATATTACACCTAATTCATCACTTACCAAAATTTCGGATGAAGCACTTGATGAGCAAAAGCATAGTATCAGGATTGCAGACGAAAAGGTTGCCTTGGCTGTTCAGGCATATGATTTG GTAGATACACACATACAGCAACTTGAtcaatatttgaaaaaatttgatgaagagCTTCGACGTG AGAAAGAGAATGCTGCTGCAAGTGGGGTGCCCTCTCCAAGTCTCGATGGTGGTGGGAAAGCTGGAAGGATGAGTGAAAGTGGCAGAGGAGGGCGTAAGAA AACACGCCAGGCAACAGCGGCAGCTGCAGCAGCAACAGAAGCAGCTACTACTGGTGCAAATGCTACAGGTATGGATTTAGAGCTGCCAGTGGATCCAAATGAACCCACATACTGTTTTTGTAACCAAGTTAGCTATGGGGAGATGGTTGCTTGCGATAACAATGAT TGCAAAATAGAATGGTTCCACTTTGGTTGTGTTGGTCTGAAGGAGCAGCCAAAAGGAAAATGGTACTGTTCAGATTGTGCTGTGCTGAAAAATCGTCGGAAAGGCAGATGA
- the LOC126688482 gene encoding chaperonin CPN60-2, mitochondrial: MYRFASSLASKARLARNTTQQIGSRLSSSRNYAAKDIRFGVEARALMLKGVEELADAVKVTMGPKGRNVVIEQSWGAPKVTKDGVTVAKSIEFKDKVKNIGASLVKQVASATNDAAGDGTTCATVLTRAIFTEGCKSVAAGMNAMDLRRGISMAVDSVVNHLKSSARKISKSDEIAQVGTISANGEREIGELIARAMERVGKEGVITIQDGKTLYNELEVVEGMKLERGYISPYFITNQKNQKCELEDPLILIHEKKISSLNAIIKVLELALKRQRPLLIVSEDVESEALATLILNKLRAGIKVCAIKAPGFGENRKSNLQDLAILTGGELITEELGMNLEKVDLDMLGSCKKVTISKDDTVILDGAGDKKALEERCEQIRSAIENSTSDYDKEKLQERLGKLSGGVAVLKIGGASETEVSEKKDRVTDALNATKAAVEEGIVPGGGVALLYASKELEKLETANFDQKIGVQIIQNALKTPVYTIACNAGVEGAVVVGKLLEENDPDKGYDAAKGEYVDMVKAGIIDPVKVIRTALVDAASVSSLMTTTEAIVTEIPKDDKEAPAMGGGMGGMGGMDY, encoded by the exons ATGTACCGCTTTGCCTCAAGTCTCGCCTCTAAAGCTCG GCTTGCTAGGAACACAACCCAGCAG ATTGGTAGTAGATTGAGTTCTAGTAGAAACTATGCCGCCAAAGATATAAGATTTGGGGTGGAGGCCCGGGCTCTGATGCTAAAGGGTGTGGAGGAGCTTGCTGATGCTGTTAAGGTCACCATGGGTCCTAAG GGACGTAATGTGGTAATCGAACAAAGTTGGGGTGCCCCAAAAGTGACAAAAGATGGTGTCACTGTAGCAAAGAGCATTGAATTCAAGGACAAAGTCAAGAATATTGGTGCTAGCCTTGTGAAGCAGGTTGCAAGTGCCACCAATGATGCAGCAGGGGATG GGACCACATGTGCCACAGTACTTACACGGGCAATATTTACCGAAGGGTGCAAATCCGTTGCCGCAGGGATGAATGCAATGGACCTAAGACGTGGTATTAGCATGGCAGTTGATTCTGTTGTTAATCATTTGAAGAGTAGTGCACGAAAGATCAGCAAAAGTGACGAAATAGCACAG GTTGGGACAATATCTgcaaatggagagagagaaattggtGAGTTGATTGCAAGGGCAATGGAGAGAGTTGGCAAAGAGGGAGTAATCACAATTCAA GATGGAAAAACATTGTACAATGAGTTGGAAGTTGTTGAGGGCATGAAGCTCGAACGGGGTTACATATCCCCTTACTTCATTACTAACCAGAAAAACCAGAAATGT GAACTGGAAGACCCTCTCATTCTAATCCATGAGAAGAAAATCTCAAGTTTAAATGCCATCATTAAAGTATTAGAACTGGCTTTGAAG AGACAAAGGCCGTTACTAATTGTTTCAGAAGATGTGGAAAGTGAGGCTTTGGCAACTCTCATTCTCAATAAGCTTCGTGCTGGAATCAAG GTTTGTGCTATCAAAGCCCCTGGTTTTGGTGAAAACAGGAAGTCCAATCTGCAGGATCTTGCCATTCTTACAGGAGGCGAA CTTATTACTGAAGAGCTTGGCATGAATCTTGAAAAAGTGGATCTGGATATGCTTGGCTCATGCAAAAAG gttACAATATCAAAGGATGACACTGTTATTCTTGATGGTGCTGGGGACAAGAAGGCTCTTGAGGAAAGATGTGAACAG aTCCGGTCCGCAATTGAAAATAGCACCTCTGATTATGACAAAGAAAAGTTACAAGAGAGATTGGGAAAGCTTTCTGGTGGTGTAGCAGTTTTGAAG ATTGGAGGAGCTAGTGAAACTGAAGTTAGTGAGAAGAAGGATAGAGTGACTGATGCCTTAAATGCCACAAAGGCAGCTGTTGAAGAGGGTATAGTGCCAG GTGGTGGCGTTGCTCTTCTTTATGCATCAAAAGAGTTGGAAAAGCTGGAAACTGCTAACTTTGATCAGAAGATTGGTGTTCAGATTATTCAGAATGCTTTGAAG ACACCTGTGTACACAATTGCTTGTAATGCTGGAGTTGAGGGGGCTGTTGTTGTTGGTAAGCTGTTGGAGGAAAATGACCCTGACAAAGGATATGATGCAGCCAAAG GTGAATATGTTGATATGGTCAAAGCCGGAATAATTGATCCAGTGAAAGTGATTAGAACTGCTTTGGTTGATGCTGCAAG TGTATCATCTTTGATGACGACCACTGAAGCTATTGTGACTGAAATACCCAAGGATGATAAAGAAGCTCCGGCAATGGGAGGTGGCATGGGTGGCATGGGTGGCATGGATTATTGA